The Ascidiaceihabitans donghaensis genome includes the window GCCGAAACAGATGATCGCCGGGGTGCCTGCGCATGTGGACGGGCGTATGATCGGGATCTCTGAGGCCGCTGGTGGGGACGTGATCAACGGCGACCGCATGTGGCATTACACGGAAGGCGTTAAAAACTGGGACCCCATCTGGCCATCACATGGCATTCGCATCCTGCCAGGCCCGTCTTCTATGTGGTTTGACGCCACTGGCAATCGATTTGCGCCGCCAAACTTGCCCGGCTTCGACAGCATGACATCGCTTAAGGAAATACTATCGACGGGTCACGACTACAGCTGGTTCATCTTGACCCAAAAAATCATCGAAAAGGAATTCGCCTTGTCGGGGTCGGAACAAAACCCCGATCTGACTTCCAAAAGCTGGCTGGAAGTGATCAAGGCCCGCCTTTTGTCTGGAAAAGGGGCGCCAAAACCCGTCGAGGCGTTCAAAGACAAAGGCGAAGATTTCGTTGTTGCACAAACACTTGAGGACCTTGCCCGTGGTATGAACCAAGTCGCGGGTGGTGATTTGATAGATGCCGACCATTTGCGCCGCCAGATCAGCGCCCGCGATTTGCAGGTCGACAATCCTTTCACAAAAGACGCGCAGTTGATGGCCATTCATGCTGCACGGAATTATCGCGGCGACAAGTTGGTGCGTGTCGCAAAACCGCACAAGATTCTCGACCCAAGCAACGGACCATTGATCGCTGTGAAGCTCAACATTTTGACCCGCAAAACGCTTGGTGGTCTGCACACCGATCTGGAAAGCCGCATGATCGGTGCTGACGGGGAAATCATACCCGGTCTATTCGCAGCAGGCGAAGTTGCGGGGTTTGGCGGCGGCGGATACCACGGGTACAACGCACTCGAGGGAACGTTTTTAGGGGGCTGCATCTTTTCAGGACGCGCTGCAGGACGGTCGAAATCTATTGCCTAAGCGCTTGGAACGACCGTGAAGGAAAAGGTTCGAATCTTGTAATCTGCGGCGTTCCCCGTGGACCCCGATCTAGGAAGGTTTGTGGCTGTTAACGAAATTCTGATCACCTTAACCATTTGTTTACGCATTGCGTAAGGTGAGGCGAGCACGCCTTTGATCTTTCAATCTAAATCGTCTTATCCACAGCTTCATCCATCAACGTCCCCGCAGGTGTTCTTACAACGTCACATGGCGTGTGTGACCCAAGTGCCAAATTGTGCGGATCAGAGAAGAGTTTTACTGAGAATAGAGTGGCCAGATAAACGGAATGACCGCAGAAGCCAAAAGACCGATGCTCAGATTCAACGGGATTCCGACTTTCATGAAGTCCGAAAACGTATAGCCGCCCGGACCATAAACAAGCATGTTGGTCTGATACCCGATAGGTGTCGCAAAGCTGGCAGAGGCCGCAACCATCACCGCCACAACAAGGGGTCGGGGGTCGATCCCCATGGCCCCGGCCAATCCGATTGCTATGGGCGTGACCACAACTGCCACCGCATTGTTGCTGACCATTTCGGTTAACACGGAGGTCAAAAGGTAAATGGCCCAAACGATCAAAAAGGGTGGCAGAACACTTAAACCCGGGGCAATAAACCCGACAATCAAAGCAACGGCACCCGATGCTTCCAATGCAGCGCCAATTGCCAACATCGAGAAAATCAGCGCCAGAAGGCGCCCGTCAACAAACCCGAATGCCTCGTCTGCATCGATACATCTGGTAATCAAAACAAGGGCAACAGCCAGCACCGAAAGCAGAAAAATCGGGGCTATTCCAAGCGCTGCCAGCAAAACGATCCCCGTCAAAGCGACAATAACGACGGGTGCGTGGCTGCGCCGAAACGCACGGGCGGATGGCTTGGAAACATCCACCATATCCATTTCAGAACTGAGGCGCTGAATATCGGAAGGGGCCCCTTCGAGCAAAAGTGTATCGCCAATTTTCACAATCAAATCATCAAGTTGGCGTCCAATATTTTGATTTCGACGATGTACTGCCAAAGGATAGACCCCGAACCGCCGACGCAAACGCAAGGCCCCCAATGATCGTCCGACCATTTTGCATCCTGGCGTGATCAGCACCTCTACGGTGGTGGTTTCAACTGCCGAAACCTGATCCACACGTTTAAGTTCCTTGTTGCGTTGCAGGCTTAGCAGCTCGGTGATCTGCGTGCGCAAAACCACCCTGTCGCCTACTGCCAGTTCAACGCCTTGCAGATTGCGCCGCAAAGACACATCGCCGCGAATAACATCGATCAACCGCACGCCATCGCGTTTGAACAATTGCACGCCAGTGACTTCACGTCCGACCAAGTTGGATTCCGGCGGAATAACCGCCTCTGTGAAGAACTTCCTACGGGTTCGATCCGACAAAAGATCAGCCATGCTTTCACGATCAGGCAGCAACTTTGGCGCTACAAAACGCAGATAGATCATCCCCCAAATGACCAAAATGATACCCAGCGGCGTCACTTCAAAGATGGAAAAGGCTGCGAGCCCGTTGGCGCGTGCAACGCCGTCCACCAGCAAATTTGTGGATGTCCCGATCAAAGTCAAAGTACCACCCAAAATCGCGGCATAACTAAGCGGTATCAACAGCTTAGATGCCGTAATACCCATCGTTTTCGCAAGCTGGATAAACACCGGAATCATAACAACAACAACGGGTGTGTTTGACACAATCGCAGAACTGAGCACCACAAATGCCATCAGTAACACAATAGCCAACGCCGGGTTGGTCCGCGCTTGTTTGTCTGCAATTGCGGTGAATGCGTCCAAAGCGCCGGTGCGCACCAATGCCCCCATTATGATGAACATCGCGGCGATGGTCCAAGGCGCAGGGTTGGACAAGACTGTCAGGGCGCGGTCATACGGTAAAACGCCCAACCCCAGCAGCGCGGCTGCTCCGGTGATGGCAACAACCTCAGTGGGGAAGGTTTCGCGTAAAAATAGTATGAACATGACAATCACAACGGTTAACGTGACCACCGCGCTGCCGGTTTGGGAAAGGTTGAGAAAGCCCATGGTATCTGCCCGCTGTAAGGGAGTGCTTTATGCGTGAGTGTCTTTGATTGTATCAGCCTGTGCAAGCCGCGTTCGCGGTCTTGGCTGGACAAGGTACATCGCACCGATCATCAATGCCAATGCCATCCAGATTTGCGGCTCATATGCTTCGTCCAGCAGAATTTTAGACCAGAACACCCCACACAACGTCACCAGATAGCTCACTTGAACTGCAAAGACTGCGCCCGTCCTGCCAACCAGCCAAACATATCCTGTGTATACCAGAACATGCACAACTGAGCCCGCGACATGTGCTGCATCGGGTAAACCGTAGGGTGGTAACGGGTTGATCCATTGTCCGCTCATAAGTGCGATGGGCAGTGTGATCACACACCCCACCAAAGACGCCCCGAACAGAACCTGAATGGGATCCAGTCCCGCAGTGCCCCATTTGGCAACAAAATTGCCCTCAAACGCATAGAACATGCCGGCAATCAGACCAACAAACACCCACACAACGGATGGAATGCCAAGACTGCCTGCCCCCGGCAATACGATCAGCATGACAGCGCAAAGCCCCGTCAACAGCCCCGCAAACCGGCGGACATCAAACGTGTCGTTGCCCAAAGCCAACGCGATGGGAAAGGCAAAGATCGGGATCATCGACAGCAAAATAGACAACAGGCCACCCGGCAAATGCACCGCGGCCTGAAAGCTTGCGGTGTTGGGCAGCACCGTACCAATCAGCGCGATAATGACATACACCCGAATTTGATCCCGTCCCATGGGCAACGATTTACGCCGCACACTATTGATTACAAACATCAAAACCGTCCCAATGGCGACTTGCCAAAAGATCAGGCCAAAATGTTTATACCCTTCGCTGACTGCTATTTTGGTCATTGGAATCGTGAACGACCAACCCATGCCCAAAAGCACTAGAAACAGGCTATATCCCAGCTTTTCACGACCCGACAAACTGTCCGTCATGGTCCGCATTGCTGCAAACGACCACCCTGACGCACCATTTCAATGCGTGTGGCTTTGCCCGTTTGATCATCGGTCTCGATGTAAACCCCTGACAATGTTGCTTCGCCGGTTGCGGGGGTGAAGCGGTCTTTGGGCATGCCGGTGATAAATCGGCGCAGGGGTTCATGTTTTTCCATGCCAATCACGGAATTGTAATCACCACACATGCCAGCATCGCTTAGATGTGCTGTCCCGCCTGGCAAAATCATCGCGTCGGCTGTGGGCACATGGGTGTGCGTGCCAACCACAAGGCTGGCGCGGCCGTCACACCAATGCCCCATCGCCATTTTTTCTGACGTGGCTTCACAGTGGAAATCCACAACGATTGCATCAGCTTGTCCGCCAAGAGGATGCGTCTTGAACACAGGCTCAACCGCCGAGAATGGGTCATCAAAGGGCCGCTTCATAAAGACCTGCCCCAAAGCTTGCATGACCAGAACCTTGCGTCCGTTTTTTGTGGTAAAAAGCCGTGATCCTTTGCCCGGAGACGCTTTTGAGAAGTTCAAAGGCCGGATCACACGCGGTTCGTGTTCGATGAACTGCATCATGTCTTTTTGGTCAAAAGCATGATCCCCAAGCGTCACGCAATCCGCGCCAGCATCCAACAGTACTTTGGCGTGTGCGCCTGACAACCCCATACCCGACGTGGCATTTTCGCCGTTCACGACGA containing:
- a CDS encoding FAD-binding dehydrogenase, with protein sequence MDQADAIVVGAGLSGLAAAAELGDRGKSVIVLDQEPRHFLGGQAFWSLGGLFMIDTPEQRRMGIKDSPELAYNDWMGSAQFDRPEDAMPRKWAEAYLEFAAGDMRQWLYDMGNRWFPIVGWAERGGSYADNHGNSVPRFHITWGTGEGIIEHFVRRCLEHEKAGRIIFKFRHQVDRIDMENGAAKGVSGTVLAEDSVQRGASTNRDPVGDFSLQSPSVIVTSGGIGGNFEMVRKVWPTERLGPAPKQMIAGVPAHVDGRMIGISEAAGGDVINGDRMWHYTEGVKNWDPIWPSHGIRILPGPSSMWFDATGNRFAPPNLPGFDSMTSLKEILSTGHDYSWFILTQKIIEKEFALSGSEQNPDLTSKSWLEVIKARLLSGKGAPKPVEAFKDKGEDFVVAQTLEDLARGMNQVAGGDLIDADHLRRQISARDLQVDNPFTKDAQLMAIHAARNYRGDKLVRVAKPHKILDPSNGPLIAVKLNILTRKTLGGLHTDLESRMIGADGEIIPGLFAAGEVAGFGGGGYHGYNALEGTFLGGCIFSGRAAGRSKSIA
- a CDS encoding SLC13 family permease → MGFLNLSQTGSAVVTLTVVIVMFILFLRETFPTEVVAITGAAALLGLGVLPYDRALTVLSNPAPWTIAAMFIIMGALVRTGALDAFTAIADKQARTNPALAIVLLMAFVVLSSAIVSNTPVVVVMIPVFIQLAKTMGITASKLLIPLSYAAILGGTLTLIGTSTNLLVDGVARANGLAAFSIFEVTPLGIILVIWGMIYLRFVAPKLLPDRESMADLLSDRTRRKFFTEAVIPPESNLVGREVTGVQLFKRDGVRLIDVIRGDVSLRRNLQGVELAVGDRVVLRTQITELLSLQRNKELKRVDQVSAVETTTVEVLITPGCKMVGRSLGALRLRRRFGVYPLAVHRRNQNIGRQLDDLIVKIGDTLLLEGAPSDIQRLSSEMDMVDVSKPSARAFRRSHAPVVIVALTGIVLLAALGIAPIFLLSVLAVALVLITRCIDADEAFGFVDGRLLALIFSMLAIGAALEASGAVALIVGFIAPGLSVLPPFLIVWAIYLLTSVLTEMVSNNAVAVVVTPIAIGLAGAMGIDPRPLVVAVMVAASASFATPIGYQTNMLVYGPGGYTFSDFMKVGIPLNLSIGLLASAVIPFIWPLYSQ
- a CDS encoding DMT family transporter, which translates into the protein MTDSLSGREKLGYSLFLVLLGMGWSFTIPMTKIAVSEGYKHFGLIFWQVAIGTVLMFVINSVRRKSLPMGRDQIRVYVIIALIGTVLPNTASFQAAVHLPGGLLSILLSMIPIFAFPIALALGNDTFDVRRFAGLLTGLCAVMLIVLPGAGSLGIPSVVWVFVGLIAGMFYAFEGNFVAKWGTAGLDPIQVLFGASLVGCVITLPIALMSGQWINPLPPYGLPDAAHVAGSVVHVLVYTGYVWLVGRTGAVFAVQVSYLVTLCGVFWSKILLDEAYEPQIWMALALMIGAMYLVQPRPRTRLAQADTIKDTHA
- a CDS encoding TIGR00282 family metallophosphoesterase; this translates as MKILFLGDVMGRAGRRAITENLPRLREAWALDFVVVNGENATSGMGLSGAHAKVLLDAGADCVTLGDHAFDQKDMMQFIEHEPRVIRPLNFSKASPGKGSRLFTTKNGRKVLVMQALGQVFMKRPFDDPFSAVEPVFKTHPLGGQADAIVVDFHCEATSEKMAMGHWCDGRASLVVGTHTHVPTADAMILPGGTAHLSDAGMCGDYNSVIGMEKHEPLRRFITGMPKDRFTPATGEATLSGVYIETDDQTGKATRIEMVRQGGRLQQCGP